The genomic stretch CACCCGCGATCTCTGCCGGCGTCGACTGGTCCCAGGTGCGGGTGATGGCCCGGCCGCGCGCCTGCAGCAGGGTCTGCCAGTCGATCAGGTGAACGACGGTCTGAAGGCCCCGGGCCTGCACGTCCCGCGCGACGCCGTGGAAGATCGACGTGAGTTCCGCATCCTCCTGGTAGCCCCAGCGGATGCGGATGGCGTCGCCGGCCTTGACCTGGGGAGCGATCAGGCCTTCGGGGTCCTGCAGGAGTAGGTGGCCTGAGTCGGCCGTGTTCGTAGCCTGGCTGAACACGTGGAAGGCCGCCACAACGACCTCGATCGGCTGGCCCTTCCAGGTGACGTCGAAGAGTGGGGTCACGCTTGGCTCCTACTCATCGGGGTCGTCCAGGTCCTCGGAAGGCGTCTCCGTTCCCGAGCCAGCGTCCACGCCGGCGCTAAACTGGTCCCGCACGTAGCCCAGCTCATGGTCCAGCTCGGCATTGCCCTCGATGGCCTCGGCGCCTGCAGCCGCGGCATCATCCGACGCGCCGGCGCCGGCCGCTTGATGTTCGAGCTGGGTCTTGATGGATTCGTACTCGGTGAGCACCAGGTGGACGGGAATCCAGTCGAAGGTTCCGTCCTCGTCCGCCGTCAGCTCCTGGATGAAGACCTGGCGGATCCCGATCAGGTCGGTCAGGGGCGAGACGATCTCCACGGCCTTGGGCAGGCTGGCACGCCCGTCGCGGAACAGGCGCTGCAGGACGCGCAGACGCTCCAGGGCCGGCTGGATCAGCGTGCCGTCCAGGCCCTCCTCGTCACAGACCTCCAGCTCCACGGTGATCTCGGCGGGCTCGTAACCTGTCACGTGGCGGACCTTGCCGCTTTTCTTGGGGATGGAGATCTCGTCGACCTTGATGGCCTGCTTGACGGTCATGGCCTTGGGCGGCACGATGAAGGTCAGGCCGCCCAGCATGAAGGGGATTTCCGCGAGGTTGCGCAGCGACGAGCCTGCTGCCGTGGCCTCTTGTAGCAGCTGTTCTTCCGCTGTGGGCGGGCCCGCCTGATTCGGATCAGTTGGCATACTGCAGGCCCTCCAATCCGTCCTCCTGTCCCGCCGCGCTGCGCAAGGCCTCCATCACCTGGTCCCGGATGGAGGTGGCCGGCGTGTTCGGGCCCGCCGTCACCTCGATCTTCGAGACCGTGATGCTGCGGTCGACGTTGGCGGTTTGGCTGCGATGGGTGATGGCCTTGGCCGGTTGCGAGCCGACACCCGCCCGGGCGGGTCTGAGCGGGCCTTGGCCTGCCGTCAATCCAGCGCCCGCTGCCGCCGCCAGGCGCCCGCCCCGGGGCGCGACGGCCATGGCCGCCTCAAGCCCCGAAGGCGCCGCCATGGAGGTCATGGTGGACGTGGCCGCCTTCGGATCCCGTTTGAAGACGCCCTTGACAGCGGATGCCGCGCCCGTGAGATCCTCGCCCATGCCGGTTCCCGTCTTGAGCTTGGGGATGAGGGGAATCTCGACGCCCGGGATCAGGTTGATGGTTTCGATGAGGCCATTGATCAGGCCAATGACGCCGTTGATCCCCGACTTGAAGCCGTCCCACATGCCGTCGAGGAAGTTTCGGACCGGCTCGAAGCGCTGGTACAAGACCTTGATCAGGGTGATCGGCCAAAACATGGCCTTGACCGCCATCTTCACGCCCCAGAGGAATCCGTCCCAGAGCGTGTTCAGCAGATTCCGGAAGCCCTCGCTGTGCTGGTAGGCGTAGACGATGCCCGCCGTCAAGAGGGCCAAGAGGCCAACCACGATGCCGATGGGGTTGGCGGAGAGGGCCGCGTTGAGCAGCCACTGGATTCCCGCCCAGATCTTGGACACGACCGCCACGGCCACGATCTGGGCGTTCAGCAGGATGGCGCTGCGCGCATTCCACAGGTAGGCCGCGCCCGCCCGCATCGCCGCCACGCGCGCCACCAGGAAGCCCGCCGCTGCCCGCACGCCGCCGATCGCGGCGCGCGCGCCCGCCAGCATCGTCTGGGTGGCGAAGGTCCACACGGCAGCAATGGCGGGGGCGATGAGCGGCCACGCGAAGGCGCCCAGGGCGACGAACAAGAGGCCGCTGACGATCGGGTTGGCCTGGATCCAGTTCCAGGCGCGTAGGATGGTCCCGACCATGAAGCCCAATCCCCAGGCCACCATGCCGGCGAAGAACAGGATGGGCGAGATGCCGCTCATGGCGCCCTGGTACCAGCCGGTCAGAAAGCGCCAGAACGCGCCCAGGGTGGCGTCGAAAACCGTGGCGATGCCCTGGCCCATGGCCTTCACGCCGCCCCAGATGGCGAAGACCACGGGTTTGATGGCAAACCAGACCTCTTCGACCGTGTCGCGGAAGCCCAGGAAATTGGTGTCCCAGGCCTTCACGATGGCGTAGAGGGCCAGGCCCACCAGTGCGAAGGGCGCGATCATATTCAGCGCGCCCAGGCCCAGGGCCTTCAGGCTGGCGGTCAGCGGCACGGCCGCCGAGTTCGTCACGCCCAACGAGAAGGCGATCTGCCCAAGCTTGGCGGGGAGCTGCAGGGCCAAGGCGCCCAGGTGCAGGAAGCCGCCGCCCACCAGTAGCAGGGCCCCGCCCAGGATCAGTCCCACGGCCGCCACGAAGGCGATGCCCGCCGCCACCTTGGTCAGGACCGGGTGCGCACGCAGCCAGCCGAAGATGGCGTCGGCCACGCCCTTGATCGCGCCCATGAGCTGCAGGGTCATGGGCATCAGCGCCCCACCAATCGTCATGCTGACGCCGCTCATGGCCGCCTTCATGAGCTTCCACTGGCCCGTCGGCGTGTCCATGATGCGCTTCTCGAACTTGGCCGTGGCGCTGGAGGCCTTCGTGATGTCGCCGCGCATGCCCATCAGCTCATCGCGCGAGCTGGACAAGAGGATGTTGAAGACCTTGATGCCCTCGGCGCCGAAGATGTCCGTCAGGGTGGTGTTCTTCTTCTCCTCGGACAGGGTGCCGAGCTTGGCCTTCAGCTCGCCAAAGACCTCGATGAAGTCCCGCGTCTTGCCCGTGACCTTGTCGTAGACGTTGACGCCCAGCGCCTTGCGCACCTTGCCCGCCTGGGTGTAGAGCTTGGTCATGGTCATGGAAAGCCGCGTGCCGGCGCGCGCGCCCACCTCGTTCCGGTTGGCCAAGACGCCCAGCACGGCCAGGTTGGTCCCAATGGACTGCCCAAACGTGGCCGAGGTCGAGGCCGTGTTGAGCATCGACTCCTGCAGGTCGCCGAACTTCAGGTTGGAACGGTTCATGGCCACGGTCATCATGTCGCTCAGGGTCGTGGCTTGGGACAAGGGCTTCTTGTAGGCGTTGAGCGTGCCGACGAGGAGCGCGCCGGCGTCGGCCATGGCCACCTGCTGGCCCGTGGCGAAGGAGATCGTGTCGGCCATAATGCCGGTCTTGTTGGCCACGTCCACGGCAGTGAGACCCATGGACGCCAGCTCGCCCTGGCCCTCCGCCACCTGCTGGGCCGTGAAGGCCGTCTTGGCGCCCAGATACATGGCCGTGTCACCGATGGCCTGGACCTGTTTGTCCGAGGCCTCCGCGATGCCGCCGACCCGCGCGATCTCCGTCTGGAATTTTCCCATCTGCAGAATGGGCATGGCTAGGCTGGCCGCGATGCCGGCGCCCACCAGCATGGTCTTCAGGCCGGCCTTCTTCACGCGCTCGCTGGCCTGCTCGAAGTTGCCCGCGAACTTATCCAGGCGCTTGGACGCCGCCGTGAAGGCCGAGAGGTTGCTCGTCCCGAAGACGCTGATCGTGATGGCGCTGGTGAAGCCGGTCATCATCGAGGCGGGTTCCTATCGTTTGCGCCGGCTGGGCCGGCTGGTGGCCCGGTTCGCCTTCGCTTCCTGTTCGCCCAACCATTCCGCCGCGACCTGCAGTTCGACGACTTCCTCGAAGGGCGTGGCGTCCAGGACCTCGAAGGTGTAGGCGTGAAAGCGGTGGGCGATCACCGCACGCGCCTGGAGGTACCAGGCCCCCTCCAGGTCTGCGCGCGCCGCCCTTAGAGCTTTTTTACCGTGATCTCCTTCGAGTAGCCCAGCACCTCCTGGATCTTCTCGGAGAGGGCCGCGATCAAGCCCGGCTCCCAGGCACCACCCTGATTGTATTCCAGCTCCTGGGCGTCGATGGCCGGCGCGACCACGAAGGTTCGGACGATGTCCAGGGCCAGGCGCTGCTCGTTTCCCTTGGCGCTCTTGGCCAGGCGACTGAACTCGTCCCAACTGGAACCGCGCACGACGAAGCCGCGACCATCGGGCAATTCCAACTGGTAGAGGCTGGCCTTGGGGTACTTGGTTTTGAGGTCTTTGACGACCTCGGGAGTGACGACAAACGGGTCCATGAATCCTCCAGAGGGGAGTTGAGAGAGTCCGGGGCAGTGGCGCGGGCCCTGGAAGGCTGACGCGCCGCTGCCCCGTGCTGTGTGTGTTAGAAGCCAAGCATGCCCGTGGCGAAGCCCGAGCACTTGATGCTGATCGCCTCGGCGTCCTCGCTGTCGGAAATGCCGCCGTCGGTGTTCGTGATCTCCACGCCCGTGAAGGTCTTCGACAGCGCGCTGTTCAGACCCGGGTAGAAGAGCACGATGACCGCGTTCCTGCAGTCGCAGGGGTTGAGGTAGAGCTCGCCTGCCGCCAGGCTGCCGGCCGCCATGACGGTCTTCAGCTCAGCCAGGGAGATGAGGAGCTCGGTGATCTCGAAGTCGATCTCGTAGGTCGTGTGATTGCTCCGGACGACGCCATGGGCGTCCGCGAAGCCCGCGCCGAAGACGGGCTTCTTGTCCCTGGAGATCTTCCAGTTGAAGTTGACGAGCCCGAAGACGGGCATGCCATTCAAGAGCATCTTGACACTGTTGCCCGCGATGCCGTCGGCGAATCCCGGCGTGGGAGGCATGGTGGTTCTCCTTGTTAGCTACGGCTCTGGGCCTAGTCCAGGTAGACCTTCTCCAGGATGATCTCGAAGGCCTTCATGCTGTTGATGCTGATGTGCGCCTCGACCTCGCCCAGCGCCCGCATCTCGTCCGTCGAGGTGAGCTGCAGGTCGTAGTGGTCGATCTCGCCCTTTTGCGCCATCAGGGAAAGCGGCTGGCGCATGTCGGTCTCCATCAGGAGCAGGCCCTCGCCCGCCGAGTCGTTGGGCTTGCCCAGGTGCGGCAGGGCCGCCAGGCGGCAGGCCTTGCCCGCGGCGTAGGTGGCGCGCACCTTCTCGACACGGTTGTAGGCGCTCCCCTCCGGGCAGCGGTTGTCGCTGAGGCCGAAGATCAGCCCCAGGCCGGGCTCGTTGCGCATGTGAATCAGGTGCTCGGTCACGAGCAGGGTCTGCTGGCCGACGTTCCACTCGGGGCAGAGCTTGGAGACATTGGGCGCCGACTTGGCCAAGAGGCTCTCCTGGACCTTCAGCGCCGCCACCCGGCCCGCCACCGCACTGGTGATGCGGTTCCAGTAGACGGTCCCGGCCATGTCCGTGTAGCGCGCCTCGCCCACGGGGATGACGGCGTTCTGATCCGCCACCGTGGCGATCAGAGTCTGGATCGTCGTCACGTAGGTGCTGGTCTCGGCCGCCGTCGGCTTCAGCGGGTCGGCCACGACCATGCGCGGCACGTCCAGGAAGGCAAAGCGCTCGCCCAGGTTCGACGTCACCATCGTGTTGCAGCTGGTGAGGATGGCCGCCCAGAGGGTCAGGGTGTCCGCGCCCACGAAATGCACCCAGTTGACGTCCGTGAAGTCCTCGCTGGCCGTGATGCCCGCCGTGTAGTCGCCGTTGGCCAGGGTCAGGCCATCGTTGCCGCCCGCCATGTTGGCCGCGGCCTTGGCCGCCACAAGCCCGCCGGCGCCGATGGTCGCCTTCACCAGGGACTGACCGGCGTTGATGGCCGCCACAAGGGCCGCGTTGGATGTCGCCGTGAAGGAATAGACCACGTCGGTGTCGGGGTCCACGATCTCGATCGTGCGATCAGCGCCGTTGGCCGTGATGGAGATGCTCACGCCGTTCCACCAGGTGCCCGGGTAGTAGCCATCCAGCGTGAAGGCCGTGCCGGTCGCGCCGGGAATGGACATGGTTGCCTTGGCCATGGCGCTGCCCGCCAGGCGCAAGGCGTAGATGACCGTGGAGCCCGCGTCCAGGCGCTCCAGGAGGGCCTGCAGCAAGGGCCCGCTCTTGAACAGGTCCAATGCGCTGCGCTTGTCCGAAATGATGTAGCGGGTCAGCTTGTCGCCGCCACCTGCCGCGCCGGCCACACACTCGATGGCCGTCGGCTTCTGGCTCATGCCCGCCTTGCCCGAGAAGTACTCGGTGTAGACGTCCTTGATGATCTTGCCCACGTTGCCTCCCTACTGCTTCTGCGCCGGAGCCGCGAGCCACGCGGTCACCAGGGCCTCGAACTCCACCGGATCCACCAGGGCCGTCCGGGTCAGCCCGTGCTCGGCCAGGACTCCGGCCGCCACGGTTGCCGGGACCTTCAGCCGCTTGATCACCGTGGCCGCGCGCTGCTGCGTGAACTGGGCCGGAGCTCCTTGCCCGCCTCCGCTCACTTCCGTCCCTTCCTGGGGCTTGTCGCCTGCCTTCATGCTGGGCTCCTAGTTCAGTTCGATGCTCTGGGAATTCGTCTCGATCAGCGGCGCGCGCTGGACCTCGTCCACCACCACTGCCCAGACCTCCACATCCAGCGTCCGCTGGGCCTCAAAGGGCACGCGTGTCAAGAGCGGGCCTTGGTCGCTTTCACCTAGGAAGCGAAGGCGCTCCAGGTGGACGGGCGTGCCGGTTACTTCATCCACCAGGTCCAAGGGCTGCCCGTTGGCGTGCCGGCGCAGGAACGCCTGCACGGTCTCGGACACCTTGTCCAGCACCGTCGTGCCGCTCTTGCCACTCATGGCCGCGCTGCGCAGCGTGAGGCGCAGGGTCAACCGGCGCGCCCAGGCCTTGTGATAGACCCACTCTTGGGCCCCTTCATCCCACTCCTTCACGTCGTAGCGTCCCGTCCCCTTGCCCTGCAGCCGCTCCGCCGTCTTGGTGACCATCAGGTAGGGCCAGGGCTCGCCCGCCTGCGTCCAGGCCAGCTCGTCCTTGAAGACGTGCAGGACAGGATTCAGCACCACCAGGTGCTCGGCGAAGGCGCGCTCCACGATCATGCCAGGTGCTTCTCCACCGCTGCGAACGCCAAGTCCACCGCGTGCTGGACGGTCACCGGCGCCATGGCCACGCCCATCAGCCAGGCCGGCTGCATGAAGGGCTTGGGCTTGGGATGCACGTAGAAATAGGTCCGGGATTCGCCCTGCGGGATCTTGTGGCGCACGAGCCATTCCCGCAGGCCCGGCACGTTCTCGACCTTGACGAAGTGCCCCACCGTGCCGAACTCCACCGGCGCCGCGTACTCGCTGGGCGTGCCGACGAGAACGGTGAGCGGTCCCATCACCAGGATGTGGAGGGAGGCCCGCAGGGCGCCCAGGTCGATGGCGCCCTCATCCGTCAGGCTGCGCTTGGCCTGGGTCTGCACGACCTTGGCGATCTCCAGAATGGCCAGGGCCAAGCTGCGTGCCAGGACGGTGGGAAAGGCTGCCAGCAGCTTCTGCGTCTTGCCCAGCGCCTTCTTGTCCAGCAGCATGGTCACGCCGTCCAGCATCAGGCGCTCCCATGGAGCTGCTTGGTGGACAGCTCCAGATGCGTGACCGTGCCGAAGAGGTTCCGCGGCACGACGTCCTCCACCTGGTACTGGTGCCCACCGTGCGTGAACTCATCGCCCTCCACCACCACCGTGGAAGGGCCCACCAGCACGAGCAGCTCGTGGCCCACTTGCAGCAAGTCTTCCGGTGCCTTGGCGGTCAGGACGGCCGGGACGGCCACGGGGGATCCAAACTCGGGAGCTGGATCCCCCGCGAAGCCGGAAGCGGGAGGTGTTTGGCGCTGGCAGAGCTGGATGACGTCGCCCGTCGATGCGAGCAGAAACGCCACGTCCGTCAGGGCGAAGGCCGCC from bacterium encodes the following:
- a CDS encoding HK97 gp10 family phage protein; this translates as MLDGVTMLLDKKALGKTQKLLAAFPTVLARSLALAILEIAKVVQTQAKRSLTDEGAIDLGALRASLHILVMGPLTVLVGTPSEYAAPVEFGTVGHFVKVENVPGLREWLVRHKIPQGESRTYFYVHPKPKPFMQPAWLMGVAMAPVTVQHAVDLAFAAVEKHLA
- a CDS encoding DUF2586 family protein, which codes for MGKIIKDVYTEYFSGKAGMSQKPTAIECVAGAAGGGDKLTRYIISDKRSALDLFKSGPLLQALLERLDAGSTVIYALRLAGSAMAKATMSIPGATGTAFTLDGYYPGTWWNGVSISITANGADRTIEIVDPDTDVVYSFTATSNAALVAAINAGQSLVKATIGAGGLVAAKAAANMAGGNDGLTLANGDYTAGITASEDFTDVNWVHFVGADTLTLWAAILTSCNTMVTSNLGERFAFLDVPRMVVADPLKPTAAETSTYVTTIQTLIATVADQNAVIPVGEARYTDMAGTVYWNRITSAVAGRVAALKVQESLLAKSAPNVSKLCPEWNVGQQTLLVTEHLIHMRNEPGLGLIFGLSDNRCPEGSAYNRVEKVRATYAAGKACRLAALPHLGKPNDSAGEGLLLMETDMRQPLSLMAQKGEIDHYDLQLTSTDEMRALGEVEAHISINSMKAFEIILEKVYLD
- a CDS encoding phage tail tape measure protein; translation: MMTGFTSAITISVFGTSNLSAFTAASKRLDKFAGNFEQASERVKKAGLKTMLVGAGIAASLAMPILQMGKFQTEIARVGGIAEASDKQVQAIGDTAMYLGAKTAFTAQQVAEGQGELASMGLTAVDVANKTGIMADTISFATGQQVAMADAGALLVGTLNAYKKPLSQATTLSDMMTVAMNRSNLKFGDLQESMLNTASTSATFGQSIGTNLAVLGVLANRNEVGARAGTRLSMTMTKLYTQAGKVRKALGVNVYDKVTGKTRDFIEVFGELKAKLGTLSEEKKNTTLTDIFGAEGIKVFNILLSSSRDELMGMRGDITKASSATAKFEKRIMDTPTGQWKLMKAAMSGVSMTIGGALMPMTLQLMGAIKGVADAIFGWLRAHPVLTKVAAGIAFVAAVGLILGGALLLVGGGFLHLGALALQLPAKLGQIAFSLGVTNSAAVPLTASLKALGLGALNMIAPFALVGLALYAIVKAWDTNFLGFRDTVEEVWFAIKPVVFAIWGGVKAMGQGIATVFDATLGAFWRFLTGWYQGAMSGISPILFFAGMVAWGLGFMVGTILRAWNWIQANPIVSGLLFVALGAFAWPLIAPAIAAVWTFATQTMLAGARAAIGGVRAAAGFLVARVAAMRAGAAYLWNARSAILLNAQIVAVAVVSKIWAGIQWLLNAALSANPIGIVVGLLALLTAGIVYAYQHSEGFRNLLNTLWDGFLWGVKMAVKAMFWPITLIKVLYQRFEPVRNFLDGMWDGFKSGINGVIGLINGLIETINLIPGVEIPLIPKLKTGTGMGEDLTGAASAVKGVFKRDPKAATSTMTSMAAPSGLEAAMAVAPRGGRLAAAAGAGLTAGQGPLRPARAGVGSQPAKAITHRSQTANVDRSITVSKIEVTAGPNTPATSIRDQVMEALRSAAGQEDGLEGLQYAN